Proteins found in one Subtercola endophyticus genomic segment:
- the pcaH gene encoding protocatechuate 3,4-dioxygenase subunit beta, whose translation MPNETPDPPHLASQSTISAEIAAISAQAKAATAAGTPPELQARRDYPPYRSSTLRHPTHALVKVDPEEIERTSPAFGHTDVDDYEADLTVQHSGEPLGERIIVTGKVLDGEGRPVRNQLLEIWQANASGRYVHKRDQHPAPLDPNFTGVGRVITGDDGSYRLVTIKPGAYPWKNHTNAWRPAHIHFSLFGTAFTQRLVTQMYFPGDPLFALDPIYQSVVDPAAQQRMVSQYDHDVSVPEWAIGYRWNIVLTGPKQTWMEQDDDHE comes from the coding sequence ATGCCAAACGAAACTCCGGATCCACCGCACCTCGCGAGCCAATCCACCATCTCGGCCGAGATCGCCGCGATCAGCGCGCAGGCGAAGGCCGCAACCGCCGCAGGTACGCCGCCCGAACTGCAGGCCCGGCGCGACTACCCGCCGTACCGCAGCTCAACGCTGCGGCATCCGACGCACGCTCTGGTGAAAGTCGATCCCGAAGAGATCGAGCGCACATCGCCGGCTTTCGGGCACACCGACGTCGACGACTACGAGGCCGACCTGACCGTTCAGCATTCCGGCGAACCGCTCGGTGAACGCATCATCGTGACGGGCAAGGTGCTCGACGGCGAGGGACGCCCGGTGCGCAACCAGCTGCTCGAGATCTGGCAGGCCAACGCGTCGGGTCGTTACGTGCACAAGCGCGACCAGCACCCCGCGCCGCTCGATCCGAACTTCACCGGCGTCGGCCGCGTGATCACGGGCGACGACGGCAGCTACCGGCTGGTCACCATCAAGCCGGGCGCGTACCCGTGGAAGAACCACACGAACGCCTGGCGACCGGCGCACATCCACTTCTCGCTGTTCGGTACCGCGTTCACGCAGCGGCTGGTGACGCAGATGTACTTTCCGGGCGATCCGCTGTTCGCGCTCGACCCGATCTACCAGTCCGTGGTCGACCCCGCGGCCCAGCAGCGCATGGTGTCGCAGTACGACCACGACGTGAGCGTGCCCGAATGGGCCATCGGATATCGCTGGAACATCGTGCTCACCGGCCCGAAACAGACGTGGATGGAGCAGGATGATGACCATGAGTGA
- a CDS encoding lyase family protein, which translates to MTSTDLLDPLGVNGAADEITGDEAWLRALVAAEVALSRALVAADLAPEWMLGVAAALNDTSWLDLPALAAAGRSGGNPVIPLVKLLQARAEGLHAGAGEYVHVGATSQDIIDTAAMLVSARTLEAVREHLVGLGGGLAALADTHRRTPQAGRTLGQHASPTSFGFVVAGWLDAVSTLIERVADARSGLPASLAGAVGTLSVLSQVAAERLPGHPSVDTVVSTYARELGLAAPRISWHSDRLPIVEVGSVLAAATGVAGSIGAAVAELSRTEIGELGEGLAEGQGGSSAMPHKRNPVGSVLIVAAARQTPGLLSTLYGSLLVEDQRAIGGWHAEWQTLRELQRHALSSVAAADALIDGLHVDARRMRANLDLTHGLLYSERVSALLAERIGRARAFELVRQASAAVSASAPLSAVLDQQLAAEGFAPDDSVRVAVRSAFDADSFVDQTSPAIDRVLARFTEVTATSPVTATSPVTATSPAKETQS; encoded by the coding sequence TTGACTTCGACTGACCTGCTCGATCCACTCGGGGTCAACGGCGCCGCCGACGAGATCACCGGTGACGAGGCCTGGCTGCGGGCCCTGGTTGCGGCCGAGGTCGCTCTGAGCCGGGCGCTTGTCGCGGCCGACCTGGCCCCCGAGTGGATGCTCGGGGTCGCGGCCGCGCTGAACGACACATCGTGGCTCGACCTGCCGGCGCTCGCCGCGGCCGGGCGCTCGGGCGGAAACCCGGTCATCCCGCTGGTGAAGCTGTTGCAGGCGCGGGCCGAAGGGCTGCACGCCGGTGCGGGCGAGTATGTGCACGTCGGCGCGACCAGCCAAGACATCATCGATACCGCCGCGATGCTCGTCTCCGCGAGAACTCTCGAGGCCGTTCGCGAACACCTCGTCGGTCTCGGCGGCGGTCTCGCCGCTCTCGCTGACACGCATCGGCGCACGCCGCAGGCCGGCAGAACGCTCGGCCAGCACGCCTCACCCACCAGCTTCGGTTTTGTCGTCGCCGGCTGGCTCGACGCCGTCTCGACGCTCATCGAGCGGGTCGCGGATGCCCGTTCCGGGCTTCCGGCCTCGCTCGCCGGTGCCGTCGGAACCCTGTCTGTTCTGAGTCAGGTCGCCGCCGAGCGCCTGCCCGGGCATCCCTCGGTCGACACCGTCGTGTCGACCTACGCGCGCGAGCTCGGGCTGGCCGCGCCGCGCATCAGCTGGCACTCCGACCGGTTGCCGATCGTCGAAGTGGGCTCGGTACTGGCAGCGGCGACGGGCGTGGCCGGATCGATCGGCGCCGCGGTGGCCGAGTTGTCGCGCACCGAGATCGGCGAGCTCGGCGAAGGACTGGCCGAGGGGCAGGGCGGTTCGTCGGCCATGCCGCACAAGCGCAATCCGGTCGGATCGGTGCTGATCGTGGCGGCCGCTCGGCAGACCCCGGGACTGCTCTCGACGCTCTATGGCAGTCTGCTCGTCGAAGACCAGCGCGCCATCGGCGGCTGGCATGCGGAATGGCAGACCCTGCGCGAGCTGCAGCGGCATGCCCTGTCGAGCGTCGCCGCCGCGGATGCTCTGATCGACGGCCTGCACGTCGACGCCCGGCGCATGCGCGCGAACCTCGACCTGACACACGGGCTGCTCTACTCCGAGCGTGTGTCGGCCCTGCTCGCCGAGCGCATCGGGCGTGCGCGCGCGTTCGAACTGGTTCGACAGGCGTCGGCGGCGGTATCGGCTTCGGCGCCCCTGAGCGCTGTGCTCGACCAGCAGCTCGCCGCCGAGGGTTTCGCGCCCGACGATTCGGTGCGTGTCGCCGTGCGTAGTGCCTTTGACGCCGACTCGTTCGTCGACCAGACCTCGCCGGCCATCGATCGAGTGCTCGCGCGTTTCACGGAGGTCACAGCGACCTCACCCGTCACAGCGACCTCACCCGTCACAGCGACCTCACCCGCCAAGGAGACCCAGTCATGA
- a CDS encoding Pr6Pr family membrane protein: MTTGGNGAVASGNERTQTGRTQAGRIWFGAIAVVVAFSLVVQLILIFTGGQDANSGSNGTGESLATRLVRLFSFFTIQSNLFVLGTSIVLALNPARNGRVWRVLRVDALLGIIITGLVYETILAPLVHLTGWALVATIGFHYISPWATLIGWLLFGPRPRIPWTATAWAFVWPVLWLVYTFVHGAVTGWYPYPFLDVDTIGFGDSARNSAVILLIGVLIAALLTVIDHRLRAVPTEPAATAATAGTAGTAATNRDGAAKP; encoded by the coding sequence ATGACTACCGGGGGCAACGGGGCAGTAGCAAGCGGCAATGAGCGAACCCAGACCGGGCGAACCCAGGCCGGCCGCATCTGGTTCGGCGCGATCGCCGTGGTCGTCGCGTTCTCGCTGGTGGTGCAGCTCATTCTGATCTTCACGGGTGGCCAAGACGCGAACTCCGGGTCGAACGGAACGGGCGAAAGCCTGGCGACGCGACTCGTGCGGCTGTTCAGCTTCTTCACGATTCAGAGCAACCTGTTCGTGCTCGGCACGTCGATTGTGCTGGCGCTGAACCCTGCGCGTAACGGTCGGGTGTGGCGGGTGCTGCGAGTGGATGCTCTGCTCGGCATCATCATCACCGGACTGGTCTACGAGACCATCCTCGCGCCGCTGGTGCATCTCACCGGGTGGGCGCTGGTGGCGACGATCGGCTTCCATTACATCTCGCCGTGGGCGACCTTGATCGGCTGGCTGCTGTTCGGGCCGCGTCCGCGCATTCCCTGGACGGCGACGGCGTGGGCCTTCGTCTGGCCGGTGCTCTGGCTGGTTTACACGTTCGTGCACGGAGCGGTGACGGGGTGGTACCCGTATCCGTTCCTCGACGTCGATACGATCGGGTTCGGTGATTCCGCACGCAATTCCGCGGTCATCCTGCTGATCGGCGTTCTGATCGCCGCGTTACTGACGGTGATCGATCACCGACTGCGCGCGGTGCCGACCGAACCGGCGGCTACGGCAGCTACGGCGGGTACGGCGGGTACGGCGGCTACCAACCGGGACGGGGCCGCGAAGCCCTAA
- a CDS encoding sulfite exporter TauE/SafE family protein, translated as MQTATEWFFLLEAGVVAGIIGTAGGITSLVAYPALLAVGIPPLAANVTNSVALLGSGFSSALRAGPDIVGHSGTLRTWLPPTVLFSLGGAVLLVVTPSSVFDSVVPFLVAAGSVILLLQPAIARWQARRGAPASRAAIGAAGAGVAVYNGYFGAGSGILMIALLLLSKEPVLHRANALKNVILVASDILPAILFAVVGTVVWPAVWPLGIGAVIGGLIGPSVARRVPAAVLRVLIAACGLALAVWLFVEH; from the coding sequence ATGCAGACGGCGACCGAGTGGTTCTTTCTCCTCGAGGCCGGGGTCGTCGCGGGCATCATCGGCACCGCCGGGGGTATCACGTCGCTGGTCGCGTATCCGGCGCTGTTGGCGGTGGGCATCCCGCCGCTCGCGGCGAACGTCACCAATTCGGTCGCGTTGCTCGGCAGCGGATTCAGCTCGGCGTTGCGAGCCGGGCCCGACATCGTGGGGCACTCCGGCACGCTACGAACGTGGCTGCCGCCCACCGTGCTGTTCTCGCTCGGTGGCGCGGTTCTGCTGGTCGTCACTCCGAGCAGCGTTTTCGACAGCGTCGTGCCGTTTCTCGTCGCGGCCGGATCGGTCATTCTGCTGCTGCAACCAGCCATCGCGCGCTGGCAGGCGAGGCGCGGTGCACCCGCGAGTCGCGCGGCGATCGGCGCCGCCGGCGCCGGAGTGGCGGTGTACAACGGGTACTTCGGTGCCGGGTCGGGCATTCTGATGATCGCGCTGCTGCTGCTCAGCAAAGAACCGGTGCTGCACCGGGCGAACGCGCTGAAGAACGTCATTCTCGTCGCCTCCGACATTCTGCCGGCCATCCTCTTCGCCGTCGTCGGAACGGTCGTGTGGCCCGCGGTCTGGCCGCTCGGCATCGGCGCGGTGATCGGCGGATTGATCGGGCCGTCGGTCGCACGGCGAGTGCCGGCCGCCGTTCTGCGCGTGCTCATCGCGGCGTGCGGTCTCGCTCTGGCAGTGTGGTTGTTCGTCGAGCACTGA
- a CDS encoding 3-oxoacid CoA-transferase subunit A, which yields MISKISESAAAALADIADGATIMIGGFGLAGQPVQLIDALLEQGASDLTVVSNNAGNGDTGLAALIGSKRVKKIICSFPRQVDSYIFDGLYRAGEIELELVPQGNLAERIRAAGAGIGAFFTPTGFGTTLAEGKETRVIDGRDYVLEHPIFADFALISAYRADRLGNLTYRKTSRNFGPIMASAAAVSVAQVDRIVPLGDLDPEAVVTPGIFVNRVVETGDRFEREEWADVR from the coding sequence ATGATCTCGAAGATCAGCGAGAGTGCGGCGGCGGCGCTCGCCGACATTGCCGACGGGGCGACCATCATGATCGGCGGGTTCGGTCTTGCCGGCCAGCCCGTTCAGCTCATCGACGCTCTGCTCGAGCAGGGGGCGAGCGACCTGACCGTGGTGAGCAACAACGCGGGCAACGGCGATACGGGGCTTGCCGCGCTGATCGGCTCGAAGCGCGTGAAGAAGATCATCTGCTCGTTTCCGCGGCAAGTCGATTCGTACATCTTCGACGGGCTGTACCGCGCGGGCGAGATCGAGCTCGAACTGGTGCCGCAGGGTAACCTCGCCGAGCGCATCCGGGCTGCGGGCGCCGGCATCGGGGCGTTCTTCACGCCGACCGGATTCGGCACCACCCTCGCCGAGGGCAAAGAGACGCGGGTCATCGACGGGCGCGACTATGTGCTCGAGCATCCGATCTTCGCCGACTTCGCGCTCATCAGCGCCTACCGCGCCGACCGGCTCGGCAACCTGACCTACCGCAAGACCTCCCGCAACTTCGGCCCCATCATGGCCAGCGCCGCCGCCGTGAGCGTGGCGCAGGTCGACCGCATCGTGCCGCTCGGCGACCTCGACCCCGAAGCGGTCGTCACACCCGGCATCTTCGTGAACCGCGTCGTCGAAACGGGCGACCGCTTCGAGAGAGAGGAATGGGCCGATGTCCGGTAA
- a CDS encoding 3-oxoacid CoA-transferase subunit B — protein sequence MSGNSWSRAEIAERLAQDIPDGAYMNLGIGLPTLVSNYLPSDREIILHTENGMLGMGPEAAAGHIDPDLVNAGKIPVTELPGASYFHHGDSFGMMRGGHLDVCVLGAFQVSQTGDLANWSTGAPDAIPAVGGAMDLAIGAKSVYVMMELASKSGASKLVDVCTYPVTGIGCVTRLYTDRAIFDLGPDGATVIELVGDTTVDELRELTGLALSTSLASLKGAS from the coding sequence ATGTCCGGTAACTCCTGGAGCCGCGCCGAGATCGCGGAACGCCTCGCCCAAGACATTCCCGACGGGGCATATATGAATCTGGGCATCGGATTGCCCACGCTCGTCTCGAACTATCTGCCGAGCGATCGCGAGATCATTTTGCACACCGAGAACGGGATGCTCGGCATGGGCCCCGAGGCCGCAGCCGGCCACATCGACCCCGACCTCGTCAACGCCGGCAAGATTCCGGTCACCGAGCTGCCCGGCGCCTCGTACTTTCACCACGGAGACTCCTTCGGCATGATGCGCGGCGGCCACCTCGACGTGTGTGTGCTCGGGGCGTTCCAGGTGTCGCAGACCGGCGACCTCGCCAACTGGAGCACGGGCGCGCCCGATGCTATTCCGGCGGTCGGCGGCGCGATGGATCTCGCTATCGGCGCCAAGAGCGTCTACGTGATGATGGAGCTCGCGTCGAAGAGCGGCGCCTCGAAGCTCGTCGACGTGTGCACCTACCCGGTGACCGGCATCGGCTGCGTCACGCGCCTCTACACCGACCGGGCCATCTTCGACCTCGGCCCCGACGGAGCGACGGTCATCGAGCTGGTCGGCGACACGACCGTCGACGAATTGCGCGAGCTCACGGGCCTCGCGCTCAGTACTTCGCTCGCTAGCCTGAAAGGCGCATCATGA
- the pcaDC gene encoding bifunctional 3-oxoadipate enol-lactonase/4-carboxymuconolactone decarboxylase PcaDC — translation MTVPVLRCSVHPVASGAPNAELLVLGPSLGTTTSLWSPALAELSQNYRVLRYDLPGHGDSPAATEPFSFAELAEAVLALVDAVGGGSFHYAGVSMGGGIGLQLAADHAGRLRSVSVICSGAKFGVTDGWITRAAQTRASGTASLVGISAERWFAPGFLQRDPAHGTRALNELLDIDDESYALCCDALGVFDLRDRVADISVPALCVGGEFDVATPPEGVQDLAAELGAAYVLVADAGHLPALERPAEVAAAVLGLVDAVVAGGVAGGVAGGTVAAGTGVVLPGAFATTPATSPAGTSPLATGAEIYDAGMIVRREVLGDTHVDAANAKITPETADFQNFITRYAWGEIWTRPGLDRRTRSFLTLACLVTGGHESELRMHVRAALTNGLTRAEIAEALLHTAIYAGVPAANSALAAARETFAALDAE, via the coding sequence ATGACCGTTCCCGTTCTGCGTTGTTCCGTGCATCCGGTCGCCAGTGGTGCGCCGAATGCCGAGCTGCTCGTGCTCGGCCCGTCTCTGGGAACGACCACGTCGCTGTGGTCCCCGGCGCTGGCCGAGCTCTCGCAGAACTATCGGGTGCTGAGGTACGACCTGCCGGGTCACGGCGACAGCCCGGCGGCCACAGAGCCGTTTTCGTTCGCCGAGCTGGCGGAGGCGGTGCTGGCCTTGGTCGATGCGGTCGGCGGTGGGTCGTTCCACTATGCCGGCGTTTCGATGGGCGGTGGTATCGGGCTGCAGCTGGCGGCTGACCACGCTGGTCGCCTGCGCAGTGTGAGCGTCATCTGCTCGGGCGCCAAGTTCGGCGTGACCGACGGATGGATCACTCGTGCGGCTCAAACCCGCGCGAGCGGTACGGCCTCACTCGTGGGAATCAGTGCCGAACGCTGGTTCGCGCCCGGGTTTCTGCAGCGCGACCCGGCGCACGGAACACGCGCTCTGAACGAACTGCTCGACATCGATGACGAGTCGTACGCGCTGTGCTGCGATGCGCTCGGGGTGTTCGACCTGCGCGATCGGGTGGCCGACATCTCGGTGCCGGCGCTGTGCGTCGGGGGCGAGTTCGACGTCGCAACGCCGCCCGAGGGCGTGCAAGACCTCGCCGCCGAACTCGGTGCGGCCTACGTACTCGTCGCCGATGCGGGGCACCTGCCCGCGCTCGAGCGGCCGGCCGAGGTGGCGGCGGCGGTGCTCGGCCTCGTCGATGCGGTGGTCGCCGGTGGCGTCGCGGGTGGCGTCGCAGGTGGCACAGTGGCAGCCGGCACGGGCGTGGTCTTGCCCGGCGCTTTCGCAACTACGCCCGCCACCTCGCCCGCTGGCACCTCGCCCCTTGCGACGGGTGCCGAGATCTACGACGCCGGAATGATCGTGCGGCGCGAGGTGCTCGGCGACACGCACGTCGACGCCGCCAACGCGAAGATCACGCCAGAGACGGCCGACTTTCAGAACTTCATCACCCGCTACGCCTGGGGCGAGATCTGGACCCGCCCCGGCCTCGACCGCCGCACCCGCAGCTTTCTCACCCTCGCCTGTCTCGTCACCGGCGGTCACGAGTCCGAGCTCCGGATGCACGTGCGTGCCGCCCTCACGAACGGGCTCACCCGCGCCGAAATCGCCGAGGCCCTGCTGCACACCGCCATCTACGCGGGCGTTCCCGCCGCCAACTCCGCCCTCGCCGCCGCCCGCGAGACCTTCGCCGCCCTCGACGCCGAGTAG
- a CDS encoding YbaK/EbsC family protein has product MITLGTLTGVPASTRTDLLAAPTLAVLTDLGLLDDVAVVEIDPAISDTAATREAFDLEQNWLANCVIVGGRREGLEKIAACVILASTRADVNGSLKRLLDVRKASFLPMEQAVELTSMEYGGITPIGLPAAWPVYVDSRVGDEPAVIIGSGMRRSKILLPGRLLERLPGVQFVEGLANPIPVD; this is encoded by the coding sequence GTGATCACTCTCGGCACCTTGACCGGCGTTCCCGCTTCGACACGCACCGACCTTCTCGCGGCACCGACCCTGGCCGTTCTGACCGACCTCGGCCTGCTCGACGACGTCGCGGTGGTCGAGATCGATCCCGCAATCTCCGACACCGCCGCGACTCGCGAGGCGTTCGACCTCGAGCAGAACTGGCTCGCGAACTGCGTCATCGTCGGCGGGCGGCGCGAAGGTCTCGAAAAGATCGCGGCGTGCGTCATTCTGGCGAGCACCCGCGCCGACGTGAACGGCTCCCTCAAGCGACTGCTGGATGTTCGCAAGGCATCGTTTCTGCCCATGGAGCAAGCCGTCGAACTGACGAGCATGGAGTACGGCGGCATCACCCCCATCGGCCTGCCCGCCGCCTGGCCGGTCTACGTCGACAGCCGCGTCGGCGACGAACCTGCGGTCATCATCGGCTCGGGAATGCGGCGCTCGAAGATTCTGCTGCCCGGTCGTCTGCTCGAGCGCCTACCCGGCGTGCAGTTCGTCGAGGGTCTGGCGAATCCGATTCCGGTCGATTAG
- the pcaG gene encoding protocatechuate 3,4-dioxygenase subunit alpha — protein sequence MSEQTADSTAVPETVAEPAPAEFVQTPSQTVGPFFGYALPYDGGGDIVNRVNPVAIRVHGRVFDGAGVGVPDALIELWQPDESGRISDELGSRERDGYTFTGFGRTPTTRAGDYTFTTVKPGAVAGADSGAPAYALVTVFARGLLYHLFTRVYFIDEEALSDQAAFDALVEADPLLKSVDPGRRATLIAVADGADSYRFDIHLQGESETVFLDFD from the coding sequence ATGAGTGAGCAGACTGCGGACAGCACGGCGGTGCCAGAGACGGTGGCAGAGCCGGCCCCCGCGGAGTTCGTGCAGACGCCCTCGCAGACCGTCGGCCCGTTCTTCGGTTACGCCCTGCCCTACGACGGTGGCGGCGACATTGTGAACCGCGTGAATCCGGTCGCCATCAGAGTGCACGGGCGAGTGTTCGACGGCGCCGGCGTCGGGGTTCCGGATGCCCTGATCGAGCTGTGGCAGCCCGATGAGTCCGGGCGCATCAGCGACGAACTCGGCAGCCGCGAACGAGACGGTTACACCTTCACCGGCTTCGGCCGCACCCCGACCACGCGGGCCGGCGACTACACCTTCACCACCGTCAAGCCGGGCGCGGTCGCCGGTGCCGACTCGGGCGCCCCCGCGTACGCGCTGGTCACGGTCTTCGCGCGCGGGCTGCTGTACCACCTGTTCACTCGCGTCTACTTCATCGACGAGGAGGCGCTGAGCGATCAGGCCGCGTTCGACGCGCTCGTCGAGGCGGATCCGCTGCTGAAGTCGGTCGACCCCGGCCGCCGCGCGACACTCATCGCGGTCGCCGACGGGGCCGATTCGTACCGGTTCGACATTCACCTGCAAGGAGAGAGCGAAACGGTGTTTCTTGACTTCGACTGA
- a CDS encoding IclR family transcriptional regulator → MTDGLLVRAASVLRVFSSTRPSLTLTEICALAGLPRSTTQRLLMQLLDVGLLTRADDRYTISTALWEIGELAPVSLNLRERALPYLNRLYEATGENVHLAVLDGFDALYVARVVGPNAVPTVSRMGGRHPLHTTGVGKALLALQNEEFLMAFFARQLEAPTMYSITSQSALRAELEAIVRDGYSRTSQEMTLGNVSLAVPITTGPQLPLAAVGVVTHLTRSNPSRMIPLLKKVAAEISEQLRDG, encoded by the coding sequence GTGACCGACGGCCTGCTCGTGCGCGCCGCGAGTGTGCTGCGTGTGTTCAGTTCCACGCGGCCGAGCCTCACCCTCACTGAGATCTGCGCCCTGGCGGGCCTGCCCCGTTCGACGACCCAACGACTGCTGATGCAGTTGCTCGATGTGGGGCTGCTGACCCGGGCCGACGACCGGTACACGATCTCGACCGCGCTCTGGGAGATCGGCGAGCTCGCGCCGGTCAGCCTGAACTTGCGCGAACGAGCGCTGCCGTACCTGAACCGGCTCTACGAGGCAACGGGAGAGAATGTGCATCTCGCGGTGCTCGACGGATTCGACGCGCTCTACGTCGCTCGTGTGGTGGGCCCGAATGCGGTGCCGACGGTGAGCCGCATGGGTGGCCGGCATCCGCTGCACACCACCGGCGTCGGAAAAGCGCTGCTCGCGTTGCAGAACGAGGAGTTCCTGATGGCGTTCTTCGCCCGGCAGCTCGAAGCGCCGACGATGTACTCGATCACGTCGCAAAGCGCACTGCGCGCCGAGCTGGAGGCGATCGTGCGTGACGGCTACAGCCGAACGAGCCAGGAGATGACCCTCGGCAATGTCTCGTTAGCCGTTCCGATCACGACGGGCCCGCAGCTTCCCCTGGCCGCCGTGGGTGTTGTCACGCACCTGACGCGCTCGAATCCGAGCCGCATGATTCCGTTGCTGAAGAAGGTGGCTGCAGAGATCTCGGAGCAGTTGCGCGACGGGTGA
- a CDS encoding DUF6855 family protein, which translates to MAEGTKDDPWQLTTAPGSSNYVMYIAGDELVCQVGSTQLKYQARAIDDLHAWLVEQAEWVPLGAADEQKPAAEGTVEAWGRSEANPVGGWYGLRKGYRGRFGMYLPPLLEHLGRAELTHTPRNNSVRAL; encoded by the coding sequence GTGGCCGAAGGAACCAAAGACGATCCCTGGCAGCTCACCACGGCTCCCGGCTCGTCGAACTACGTCATGTATATCGCCGGCGACGAACTGGTCTGCCAGGTCGGCTCGACGCAGCTGAAGTACCAGGCCCGTGCGATCGACGACCTGCACGCCTGGCTCGTCGAGCAAGCCGAGTGGGTGCCGCTAGGCGCCGCGGATGAACAGAAACCCGCCGCCGAAGGCACCGTCGAGGCGTGGGGACGGTCGGAAGCCAACCCCGTCGGCGGCTGGTACGGCCTGCGCAAGGGATACCGAGGTCGTTTCGGCATGTACCTGCCGCCCTTGCTCGAGCACCTGGGTCGCGCCGAACTCACACACACCCCGCGCAACAACTCGGTGCGCGCGCTGTAG
- a CDS encoding thiolase family protein translates to MTGSFIFDGIRTPIGRFGKSLAGVRPDDLAAHVVKSLVERHADLDPARIDDVIFGDANAAGEDNRDVARMASLLAGLPTSVPGVTVNRLCGSGLESAIQASRAVEVGDADLILAGGVESMSRAPWVLLKPERAYPAGSETLHSTTLGWRMINPNMPAEWTVPLGETAEILADRYSISREQQDAFAVRSHQRAAAAWDAGVYDDEIVTVPGTTLTRDEGIRADASLEALAGLKPAFRPADVGTVTAGNSSPLNDGAAAMFIGAEGALEGEPLARIVSRAVAGNDPNIFGIAPVEAANKALARAGKTWADVDVVELNEAFAAQSLACLQLWPELDPEIVNIDGGAIAIGHPLGASGARILLHLARALERRGGGVGVAAICIGVGQGLAVVLER, encoded by the coding sequence ATGACCGGCAGTTTCATCTTTGACGGCATTCGTACTCCCATCGGTCGTTTCGGTAAGTCGTTGGCTGGGGTGCGGCCGGATGATCTGGCCGCTCATGTGGTGAAATCGCTCGTTGAGCGCCACGCAGACCTCGACCCGGCGAGGATCGACGACGTTATCTTCGGTGACGCGAACGCGGCCGGTGAAGATAACCGTGACGTGGCGCGGATGGCGTCTCTGCTCGCGGGGCTGCCCACATCCGTTCCCGGTGTCACCGTGAACCGGCTGTGCGGCTCGGGGCTCGAGTCGGCGATTCAGGCTTCGCGGGCGGTTGAGGTCGGTGATGCCGATCTGATTCTGGCGGGCGGTGTGGAGTCGATGAGTCGTGCGCCGTGGGTGTTGTTGAAGCCCGAGCGTGCGTATCCTGCGGGTTCGGAGACGTTGCACTCGACCACGTTGGGCTGGCGGATGATCAACCCGAACATGCCCGCCGAATGGACCGTACCGCTCGGTGAGACGGCGGAGATTCTCGCGGACCGGTACAGCATCAGTCGTGAGCAGCAAGACGCGTTCGCGGTGCGTTCGCATCAGCGTGCGGCGGCGGCGTGGGATGCCGGTGTGTACGACGACGAGATCGTCACCGTGCCCGGTACGACGCTGACCCGTGACGAGGGGATCCGTGCCGATGCGTCGTTGGAGGCTCTCGCGGGGCTGAAGCCGGCGTTCCGGCCGGCGGATGTCGGCACCGTGACGGCAGGCAACTCGTCGCCGTTGAACGATGGTGCGGCGGCGATGTTCATTGGTGCGGAGGGTGCGCTCGAGGGTGAACCGTTGGCGCGGATCGTGTCGCGGGCGGTCGCGGGCAATGATCCGAACATTTTCGGTATCGCACCCGTCGAGGCGGCGAACAAGGCGCTCGCCCGGGCGGGTAAGACGTGGGCCGATGTCGATGTGGTGGAGTTGAATGAGGCGTTCGCGGCGCAGTCGTTGGCGTGCCTGCAGTTGTGGCCGGAGCTCGACCCCGAGATTGTGAACATCGACGGTGGGGCTATTGCTATCGGGCATCCGCTTGGCGCGTCGGGCGCACGTATTCTGTTGCACCTCGCTCGTGCGCTCGAGCGCCGTGGCGGTGGGGTCGGGGTGGCCGCGATCTGCATCGGCGTGGGCCAGGGCCTCGCCGTGGTGCTCGAACGCTGA